A single window of Bombus pascuorum chromosome 1, iyBomPasc1.1, whole genome shotgun sequence DNA harbors:
- the LOC132904478 gene encoding uncharacterized protein MAL13P1.304-like produces MCDLIDLDSPDRKGSLSSRLASPLIPAPTDIICNNYNTRMNETSSLMIGKRDSLENNPFDMVLHKTTEYIQKKDDPFEITLEKALKIKCKKNTYLRSGSFDLPDSRISKKKNRQKLKLNKTLDEFLINDKLNLDNTKANKITSKSIIVNSGNTNILSNNFKSDNVIPTINVQDLDLSILNQSVMNDTLFEENSESNKNEIKSILQKEMLVPHATLKITKSRRSFSQGGTSPKRSECPYQISLSASLRTNSNSTSNISSLNSLDMLNEGFLKSDSGSSISSNLSNISSIPKLNSVSSTISSSLMLSNGTMNRTFLESCSSERSENTKLTEGEDHNKERESVLSPTKNLEISVANVSTRSSLSDLTDRFNKLKARLSGIHIPQNCTSNKDELTYNSPSDIKECTTVTERNEMCDINNKLIDVDIFTPDNNCSNEHYKSTISDTSSDSVFLEGNKINKSILQEAKLLAKTFEELAIKTSSGSSIDDLITNNPSWTLELLPAFDDETSENLIELPVSPDGPGSKSKNIKVTENKDNESYKDRKNEFSNKMKKDVEDLEMELVEPISMEKRTTAVTLLLDLKKLIKTEKNIEANKLLENLEKVLGINCENNTELLTTYFNATNNLSKSPPKSSSSLEVIKNVAENNMEYSKEGNLTGDSTESIKESVFFEDINLNDVNTSKCIDNQKYLNNINNKCETSEIGINIENINKEKDKNEFNAQKISENDSFCKQKNNSPLNEKVVIELLANIGKLICRQTEEHPTLDILKNLEKVLNVASNNCNVDKDTKSKNDYIEIQQTPKKSKLKSENEKQSSFLSKSVNRLSLNLGPKKQTISKNFTRRSVSVSQTPPVKTQSGPLISANKDTSQLKEVTKRFPSDPGFVSPVLNKKVIINNNKNQLPRDMQTKTGATLDLQKEKTSMICTVKNRFKKKIDTDIINKKGPMKAILPIGNMQKRETINKKITSSIGSTTPPHKIISSTPNSTTNGLQPVKKSRSSKPVASSTPDTEQSKMRKVQSHVANSPKKRNFSCDISPVTTRVNVSNNSGLNNSPRRSNKLPSPKKTTPKRRPTESGIPKAQTPPISKRLHSSFEVKNGNNIQRSPLRDSNKLIHKVKPTNLISKLQRHSFTSTNVMDKENSYI; encoded by the exons ATGTGTGATCTTATAGATTTAGATAGCCCTGACAGAAAGGGTTCATTAAGTTCAAGACTTGCATCGCCTTTAATACCAGCTCCTACAGATATTATATGCAATAACTATAATACTCGAATGAACGAAACAAGTTCTCTAATGATAGGAAAACGAGAtagtttagaaaataatcctTTTGATATGGTGCTACATAAAACTACGGAATATATTCAGAAAAAGGATGACCCTTTTGAAATAACTTTAGAAAAagcattgaaaataaaatgcaaaaagaaTACCTATTTAAGATCAGGTTCCTTTGATTTACCAGATAGTCGTATTtctaagaagaaaaatagacaAAAGTTAAAACTGAATAAAACATTAGAtgagtttttaattaatgacaAATTAAATCTAGACAATACAAAAGCTAATAAAATAACTAGTAAAAGTATAATTGTtaattcaggtaatactaatatattaagcaataattttaaatcagaTAATGTTATACCTACCATTAATGTTCAAGATCTTGATTTATCCATCTTGAATCAATCTGTGATGAATGATACgttatttgaagaaaacagtgaatcaaataaaaatgaaataaaatctattttacaaaaagaaatgttaGTTCCTCATGcaactttaaaaattacaaaatctaGACGTTCTTTTTCACAAGGAGGAACATCTCCAAAGAGATCAGAATGTCCATATCAAATATCATTATCTGCATCATTAAGAACTAATTCTAATAGTACAAGTAACATCTCTTCCTTAAATTCGCTTGACATGCTAAATGAAGGATTCTTAAAAAGTGATAGTGGAAGTTCTATATCTTcaaatttgtcaaatatttcttctatacCTAAATTAAATTCTGTTTCTTCAACTATTAGTTCATCACTAATGTTATCAAATGGAACTATGAATCGAACATTCCTAGAAAGCTGTTCGTCAGAAAGatcagaaaatacaaaattaactGAAGGTGAAGATCataataaagaaagagaatctGTATTATCACCAACAAAGAATTTAGAGATTTCTGTAGCAAATGTATCAACAAGATCCTCATTGTCTGATTTAACAGACCGTTTTAATAAACTTAAAGCAAGATTATCAGGGATTCACATTCCTCAAAATTGTACCAGTAATAAAGATGAACTCACATATAATTCTCCCAGTGATATAAAAGAATGTACAACTGTAactgaaagaaatgaaatgtgtgatataaataataagttaATAGATGTTGATATTTTCACACCAGACAATAATTGTAGCAATGAACACTATAAAAGTACTATTTCAGATACATCATCAGATTCTGTATTCCTA GAAGGAAATaagattaataaatcaatactTCAGGAAGCAAAACTTCTTGCAAAAACTTTTGAAGAATTGGCTATAAAAACCAGTTCGGGCT CAAGCATTGATGATCTCATTACAAACAATCCTTCATGGACATTAGAGTTGTTACCAGCATTTGACGATGAAActtcagaaaatttaattgaattgcCTGTATCTCCTGATGGACCTGGttcaaaatcaaaaaatataaaagttacagAGAATAAAGATAATGAGTCatataaagatagaaaaaacgaatttagtaataaaatgaaaaaagatgtGGAAGATTTAGAAATGGAACTTGTTGAACCAATATCAATGGAAAAACGTACTACAGCAGTAACACTTTTACTAgatcttaaaaaattaatcaaaacagaaaagaatatagaagcaaataaattattggaaaatttggaGAAAGTTTTAGGCATTAATTGTGAGAACAATACCGAATTATTAACTACTTATTTTAACGCaaccaataatttatcaaagagTCCACCAAAATCAAGTAGTAGTTtggaagtaattaaaaatgtggCAGAAAATAATATGGAATATAGCAAAGAAGGTAATTTGACTGGTGATTCAACAGAAAGTATTAAAGAATCAGTATTCTTTGAAGACATAAATTTGAATGATGTAAATACGAGTAAATGTATTGATAATCAAAAgtacttaaataatataaataataaatgtgaaACTTCAGAAATcggaataaatattgaaaacataaacaaagaaaaagataaaaatgaatttaatgctcaaaaaatatctgaaaacgattctttttgtaaacagaaaaataacagTCCATTGAACGAAAAAGTGGTAATCGAACTGCTTGCAAACATaggaaaattaatatgtaGGCAGACTGAAGAACATCCAACTTTGgatatacttaaaaatttagaaaaggTATTAAATGTTGCTTCCAATAATTGTAATGTtgataaagatacaaaaagtAAGAATgattatatagaaattcaaCAAACTCCAAAAAAATCAAAACTAAAATCTGAAAATGAGAAGCAGTCATCGTTTCTATCGAAATCGGTTAATAGATTAAGTTTAAACTTAGGACCAAAA AAGCAAACaattagtaaaaattttactagAAGAAGTGTATCTGTATCTCAAACACCACCAGTTAAAACTCAGTCAGGTCCATTAATATCTGCCAATAAAGATACATCTCAATTGAAGGAAGTAACAAAACGTTTTCCTAGTGATCCTGGTTTTGTTAGCCCAGTATTGAATAAAAAAGtcattataaataacaataaaaatcaattaccaagag ATATGCAAACTAAAACGGGAGCAACCTTAGACctacagaaagaaaaaacttCGATGATATGTACAgttaaaaatagatttaagAAGAAGATAGACactgatataataaataaaaagggaCCAATGAAAGCTATTCTTCCTATAGGAAATATGCAAAAAAGAG AaactattaataaaaaaataacttcATCTATTGGAAGTACAACACCACCTCATAAGATAATTAGTAGTACACCTAATTCCACAACCAACGGACTTCAACCAGTAAAAAAATCGCGATCTTCAAAACCGGTAGCTTCATCAACTCCAGATACTGAACAATCTAAAATGCGAAAAGTACAATCGCATGTAGCTAACAGCCCAAAAAAACGCAACTTTTCTTGTGACATTTCACCAGTAACTACACGTGTAAATGTCAGTAATAATAGTGGGCTAAATAATAGTCCAAGAAG aagtAATAAATTACCATCTCCAAAGAAAACGACACCTAAACGTCGACCAACAGAATCTGGTATTCCAAAGGCACAAACACCTCCTATAAGCAAACGATTACATTCTTCATTCGAGGTCAAAAATGGAAACAATATCCAGCGAAGTCCATTAAGGGATAGTAACAAACTTATCCATAAAGTAAAGCCGACCAATTTG atCTCAAAACTTCAGCGGCACAGTTTTACAAGTACAAATGTGATGGACAAAGAAAACagctatatttaa
- the LOC132904589 gene encoding transmembrane protein 59-like, with translation MRKEKGIISLLLLFIISLVRGDMICSIVNQEDPCINLCEKTPLSFTNSKYVKSCCQRGCRFFNLVDLHYGLEPNSLNGTRDACEASCTEAYTAPQDRYACSTGCDFMAKQRVSDLLSLFSVAVYIEEGVDSNLLVMSPDMPENDILSDPGLRKELFPGWWDFNGFKLPQTYIKTVPLDSGTVDYGVPSDYSGESDQSASVPGSDWLQCASKHIGLPHWLLAFAIAAAALSAFWLCLYPEKPTDPFKEILIEKSDISPTATLYVHEAPFHKQPPPKYFDSVDPAEINIKV, from the exons atgagaaaagaaaagggaattATTTCGTtgctgttattatttattataagtcTTGTACGTGGTGATATGATTTGTAGTATTGTAAATCAAGAAGATCCGTGCATTAACTTGTGCGAAAAAACACCATTATCTTTTACAAAT AGTAAATATGTCAAATCATGCTGTCAACGAGGATGTAGATTCTTCAATTTAGTGGATTTACATTATGGATTAGAACCAAACAGCTTAAATGGTACTAGGGATGCCTGTGAAGCTT CATGTACAGAAGCATATACAGCTCCTCAAGATCGCTATGCATGTAGCACTGGTTGTGATTTCATGGCCAAACAACGTGTTTCAGATTTGTTATCACTATTTTCTGTTGCTGTCTATATAGAGGAAGGTGTAGATTCCAACTTACTTGTAATGTCACCTGATATGcctgaaaatgatattttgagTGATCCAGGTTTGCGGAAGGAACTTTTTCCAGGATGGTGGGATTTTAATGGATTTAAATTGCCACAAACATATATTAAGACTGTTCCACTAGATTCTGGG ACAGTGGATTATGGTGTACCATCAGACTACTCTGGAGAAAGTGACCAATCAGCTTCAGTACCTGGATCTGATTGGCTTCAGTGTGCCTCGAAACATATTGGACTACCACATTGGCTTTTAGCCTTTGCTATTGCAGCAGCAGCATTGTCTGCATTTTGGTTATGTTTATATCCAGAAAAACCTACTGATCCTTTTAAAGAAATACTTATTGAAAAATCTGATATTTCTCCAACAGCTACATTATATGTACACGAAGCACCATTTCATAAACAGCCTCCaccaaaatattttgatagcGTAGATCCTGcagaaattaatatcaaagtTTAG
- the LOC132904529 gene encoding uncharacterized protein LOC132904529 produces the protein MQQHRVETQILHEEQILEAIDQLRRRKARPDADRICNYLLRKFSVDARDTIADLHRLIEAEKVIQVDYKGNTSYRNASKWSRLQLYKNRPEGFVKEKLNSGMVAGAVAELVVEEPDYLDQGVPAYRLIEQLLDGVSNPTSRRMVEDFLGKEVASGNLTRLSNGNYSLVATSDMTTTAEPTHRESFTLENGNVRRKELQTVSSTTGGLYDFDETENLTITDSRSNTPRSSRQASPKSDPQIRKEECFEIIVGRNENTESSVEHDSLKEREPQEPSQTSVEDVKEDSKNTDNQTHNLKRSSKAERKQRLLVRTDDPMDIEIKFEDYRKDNKEEINSQKEKREETGHLSEEREDEDAGRSSTNPSPTPSNTNVGGFRSARRKRAKKVFDPSDNNLVKRKRGRQPGSQNKSSIPQESQDSSKTTVKDGPCRQCSLCAKEKQETLVACRDCTVRAHPSCIYSPEEMIQKAGSNWQCERCKSCTICCETSDAGPLATCFTCDDAYHYYCHTPRIIIPKSNSKWQCNDCVQKQYKTNINQNINLVTTRPDTPSNPPVLPPVLSPQVSPARGSSDQMEDDSPRDGIDPNIPDASDWTSEQVYQYFARLFPKEAEVFRQQDIDGHSLLLMKRSDVLSGLDLLLGPALKIYRHVLKLQVRRDDPKLYWL, from the exons ATGCAGCAACACCGGGTTGAAACGCAAATACTCCACGAGGAGCAAATCCTGGAGGCAATAGATCAGTTGCGTCGACGAAAGGCGCGACCCGACGCTGATCGTATCTGCAATTACTTACTAAGGAAGTTTTCGGTGGATGCACGGGACACCATAGCCGATCTTCATCGGTTAATCGAAGCAGAAAAAGTGATACAGGTCGACTATAAGGGTAACACTAGTTACCGAAATGCTTCGAAATGGTCACGGTTACAACTTTACAAAAATCGACCGGAGGGTTTCGtcaaagagaaattaaacTCCGGGATGGTAGCGGGTGCCGTGGCAGAACTCGTTGTCGAGGAGCCAGATTACCTTGATCAAGGTGTACCAGCTTACAGATTGATCGAACAGTTGCTTGATGGTGTCTCAAATCCTACTTCTAGACGTATGGTAGAAGATTTTCTTGGAAAAGAAGTAGCAAGTGGTAATTTGACGCGTCTTTCTAACGGCAATTACTCGTTGGTGGCGACGTCTGACATGACAACCACCGCTGAGCCAACACATCGAGAATCTTTTACCCTTGAGAATGGAAACGTGCGACGTAAGGAATTACAAACCGTTTCATCAACCACAGGTGGTCTTTATGATTTTGATGAAACAGAAAACCTGACGATTACGGACTCTAGGTCGAATACACCGAGGTCCTCGCGTCAGGCAAGCCCCAAATCTGATCCACAGATCAGAAAAGAAGAATGTTTCGAAATAATCgttggaagaaacgaaaataccGAATCATCGGTAGAACACGATTCTTTGAAAGAACGAGAACCGCAGGAACCATCGCAAACCTCCGTTGAAGACGTGAAAGAAGACTCAAAAAATACGGATAATCAGACTCATAACCTTAAAAGGTCGTCGAAAGCTGAGCGTAAACAGCGCCTACTAGTTCGAACAGACGATCCTATGGACATAGAGATCAAATTTGAGGACTATCGAAAagataataaagaagaaataaattcgcaaaaagaaaagagagaagagactGGACATCTAAGCGAAGAACGGGAGGACGAGGACGCGGGGAGAAGTTCCACTAATCCTTCGCCTACGCCATCCAACACTAATGTTGGAGGCTTTCGTAGTGCTCGTAGAAAg AGAGCAAAAAAAGTATTTGATCCTTCTGACAATAAtcttgtaaaaagaaaacgtgGGAGACAACCAGGCTCACAAAATAAATCTTCTATACCTCAAGAATCGCAAGATTCTTCTAAAACAACTGTTAAGGACGGACCTTGCAGACAATGTAGTCTTTGTGCcaaagaaaaacaagaaacttTAGTTGCTTGTCGTGATTGTACTGTACGAG caCATCCAAGTTGTATTTATAGTCCAGAAGAAATGATTCAAAAAGCAGGTAGCAATTGGCAATGTGAACGTTGCAAGAGTTGTACAATATGTTGTGAAACCTCAGATGCT GGACCACTTGCAACATGTTTTACTTGTGATGATGCTTACCATTATTATTGTCACACACCACGTATAATAATTCCTAAATCGAATTCAAAGTGGCAATGTAATGATTGTGttcaaaaacaatataaaacaaatataaaccAGAATATTAATCTGGTTACCACTAGACCTGATACACCGTCAAATCCTCCTGTGTTACCCCCAGTTTTAAGTCCTCAAGTTTCCCCTGCCAGAGGATCTTCGGACCAAATGGAAGATGATAGTCCAAGAGATGGAATTGATCCAAATATACCTGATGCTTCTGATTGGACATCTGAACAAGTGTATCAATATTTTGCAAGACTTTTTCCAAAAGAAGCAGAAGTATTCAGACAACAG GACATTGATGGccattctttattattaatgaaacgGTCTGATGTGTTAAGTGGACTTGATTTACTTTTAGGTCcagcattaaaaatatatagacatgtattaaaattacaagtgCGAAGAGATGATCCAAAACTTTATTGGCTGTAA